In Bacillus sp. KH172YL63, one genomic interval encodes:
- the minD gene encoding septum site-determining protein MinD translates to MGEAIVVTSGKGGVGKTTTSANVGTALALQGKKVCLIDTDIGLRNLDVVMGLENRIIYDLVDVVEGRCKVHQALVKDKRFEDKLFLLPAAQTSDKSAVNPEQMKKLVLDLKQDYDYIIIDCPAGIEQGYKNAVAGADRAIVVTTPEISAVRDADRIIGLLEKENIEPPKLVINRIRNHMMKNGEMLDVDEITSHLSIDLLGIVADDENVIKSSNRGEPIALDPSSKASISYRNIARRILGESVPLQSLEDERSGMFTKIKKLFGVKA, encoded by the coding sequence GTGGGTGAAGCCATAGTTGTTACTTCAGGTAAAGGTGGAGTGGGAAAGACGACTACTTCTGCCAATGTTGGTACAGCATTAGCTCTACAAGGCAAAAAGGTTTGTTTGATTGATACTGATATCGGGCTCAGAAACCTAGATGTGGTGATGGGACTTGAAAACCGGATCATTTATGATTTGGTGGACGTAGTAGAAGGCCGTTGCAAAGTACATCAGGCCCTGGTAAAGGATAAGAGATTCGAAGACAAACTCTTTTTATTGCCGGCTGCACAGACAAGCGATAAATCTGCTGTAAACCCTGAACAGATGAAAAAGCTAGTACTGGACTTAAAGCAAGACTATGATTATATCATCATCGACTGCCCTGCAGGAATCGAGCAGGGGTATAAGAATGCGGTGGCAGGGGCGGACCGTGCGATCGTCGTCACGACTCCTGAAATCTCTGCCGTCCGGGATGCGGACCGGATCATCGGTTTGCTCGAGAAAGAGAATATCGAGCCTCCTAAGCTCGTCATCAACCGGATCAGAAACCACATGATGAAGAATGGAGAAATGCTTGATGTGGATGAAATCACCTCACATTTATCCATCGATCTCCTGGGCATCGTCGCTGACGATGAAAATGTGATCAAGTCATCCAATAGGGGTGAACCGATCGCACTCGATCCTTCGAGTAAGGCATCCATTTCGTACCGTAATATCGCAAGACGGATCCTCGGGGAATCGGTTCCCCTTCAATCACTTGAAGACGAAAGATCCGGTATGTTTACGAAAATTAAAAAGTTATTCGGCGTGAAAGCATAA